One genomic region from Streptomyces sp. NBC_01304 encodes:
- a CDS encoding Yip1 family protein, with protein sequence MAGFRIGRGRDNRSTGPRPQQQPQQPYGGQGPAPYGGPPAPPYPGQGGGQGYPQQQWPQAGGHGGHGGHGGHGGHGGHGEPEYFDQGHQGGHGGGYPPNDPYAPNNNPGHTQAFSIGEDPYNQGQTYQAGAAPAGPIGPRLHWKQLISGIFSRPGPTFLQMRDYTLWGPALIITFLYGALAVFGFDGAREDAINATLSTSIPIVLTTGVAITISMLVLGVVTHTLARQMGGDGAWQPTVGLSMLIASLTDAPRLVFAMFLGGDNSLVQVLGWATWLLAGFLLTTMVSKSHDLPWPKALGASAIQLIALLSIIKLGTF encoded by the coding sequence GTGGCTGGATTCAGGATCGGACGCGGCCGGGACAACCGCTCGACGGGGCCCCGCCCCCAACAACAACCGCAGCAGCCGTACGGCGGCCAGGGACCGGCGCCGTACGGCGGGCCTCCCGCGCCCCCGTACCCAGGGCAGGGCGGTGGCCAGGGCTACCCGCAGCAGCAGTGGCCCCAGGCCGGCGGGCATGGTGGACACGGCGGTCATGGCGGGCACGGCGGTCATGGCGGGCACGGTGAGCCCGAGTACTTCGATCAGGGTCACCAGGGCGGCCACGGCGGGGGCTACCCGCCGAACGACCCGTACGCCCCGAACAACAACCCCGGTCACACCCAGGCCTTCTCCATCGGCGAGGACCCGTACAACCAGGGCCAGACCTACCAGGCGGGCGCCGCGCCGGCCGGTCCGATCGGGCCCCGGCTGCACTGGAAGCAGCTGATCAGCGGGATCTTCAGCCGCCCCGGCCCGACCTTCCTCCAGATGCGCGACTACACGCTCTGGGGCCCGGCCCTGATCATCACGTTCCTCTACGGCGCACTCGCGGTCTTCGGCTTCGACGGCGCCCGCGAGGACGCGATCAACGCCACACTCTCCACGAGCATCCCGATCGTCCTGACCACGGGCGTCGCGATCACCATCAGCATGCTCGTGCTCGGCGTGGTCACCCACACCCTGGCCCGCCAGATGGGCGGCGACGGCGCCTGGCAGCCGACGGTCGGCCTCTCCATGCTGATCGCGTCCCTCACGGACGCGCCGCGCCTGGTCTTCGCGATGTTCCTCGGCGGCGACAACTCGCTCGTCCAGGTCCTCGGCTGGGCCACCTGGCTCCTCGCGGGCTTCCTGCTGACGACGATGGTCAGCAAGTCCCACGACCTGCCCTGGCCCAAGGCCCTCGGCGCCTCCGCGATCCAGCTGATCGCGCTGCTCTCGATCATCAAGCTGGGCACGTTCTAG
- a CDS encoding FG-GAP and VCBS repeat-containing protein: protein MAKHKRIPAPSPSRIRLAAATAAAAALTGGLVSAAASSAVAAEAPDTDGADFNGDGFTDAAVSAPTAYVNGQKGAGAITAIYGGATSTHKVTFSQNSAGVPGTAEAIDNFGYDSAYGDFDDDGFDDLAVGTPGEDVGTDKDGGSVTILWGSAGGLKGGTTLKDPRPTKHDLWGGPVEAGDFDGDGKDDLAVGSRSGAATIDLFDDGIQRNGSYGHRYTVTPPITNYEYEGPLNLHSGDVNGDGKDDLIVDGFSTTPDGENSNYWLPGSDAGVTLTGVQRLPGGHITDVGDTDNDGYGDIVIGMVWDEGIAGANLGGTVHVVKGNANGPYGAHQAITQDSEGVPGGGETGDGFGQELELGDVNGDGNLDLVVGAPGENLAGVADAGSVTVLYGAADGSGITTAGAKFLDQNTAGVPNSNEKLDQFGSDVHLDDLDKDGRDDLLIGASGENEYNGAVYALKSNADDTLTAPGGLYPSAVGISTTGTPQFGVNFTD from the coding sequence ATGGCGAAGCACAAGCGCATCCCGGCACCGTCCCCGAGCCGGATACGGCTGGCCGCTGCCACGGCCGCCGCTGCCGCCCTCACCGGCGGACTGGTCAGCGCGGCCGCGAGCAGCGCCGTCGCCGCCGAGGCCCCCGACACGGACGGCGCCGACTTCAACGGCGACGGCTTCACCGACGCGGCCGTCTCGGCCCCCACCGCGTACGTGAACGGCCAGAAGGGCGCGGGTGCGATCACCGCGATCTACGGCGGTGCCACCAGCACCCACAAGGTCACCTTCAGCCAGAACAGCGCCGGTGTGCCCGGCACGGCCGAGGCCATCGACAACTTCGGTTACGACTCCGCGTACGGCGACTTCGACGACGACGGCTTCGACGACCTCGCGGTCGGCACCCCCGGCGAGGACGTCGGCACCGACAAGGACGGCGGCTCCGTCACCATCCTGTGGGGCTCCGCCGGCGGCCTGAAGGGCGGCACCACCCTCAAGGACCCGCGTCCCACCAAGCACGACCTCTGGGGCGGCCCGGTCGAGGCCGGCGACTTCGACGGCGACGGCAAGGACGACCTGGCCGTCGGCTCCCGCTCGGGCGCCGCCACGATCGACCTCTTCGACGACGGCATCCAGCGCAACGGCAGCTACGGCCACCGCTACACGGTGACCCCGCCGATCACCAACTACGAGTACGAGGGCCCGCTCAACCTGCACTCGGGCGACGTCAACGGCGACGGCAAGGACGACCTGATCGTCGACGGCTTCTCCACCACCCCGGACGGCGAGAACAGCAACTACTGGCTGCCCGGCAGCGACGCGGGCGTCACCCTGACCGGTGTGCAGCGCCTGCCCGGCGGCCACATCACCGACGTCGGCGACACCGACAACGACGGCTACGGCGACATCGTCATCGGCATGGTCTGGGACGAGGGCATCGCCGGCGCCAACCTCGGCGGCACCGTGCACGTCGTGAAGGGCAACGCCAACGGCCCGTACGGCGCCCACCAGGCCATCACGCAGGACTCGGAGGGCGTCCCCGGCGGCGGCGAGACCGGCGACGGCTTCGGCCAGGAGCTGGAGCTCGGCGACGTCAACGGCGACGGCAACCTCGACCTGGTCGTCGGCGCGCCGGGCGAGAACCTCGCCGGTGTCGCGGACGCGGGTTCGGTCACCGTCCTGTACGGCGCCGCGGACGGCTCCGGCATCACGACGGCCGGCGCGAAGTTCCTCGACCAGAACACCGCGGGCGTCCCCAACTCCAACGAGAAGCTGGACCAGTTCGGCTCCGACGTCCACCTCGACGACCTGGACAAGGACGGCCGCGACGACCTCCTGATCGGCGCGTCGGGCGAGAACGAGTACAACGGCGCGGTCTACGCCCTGAAGTCCAACGCCGACGACACCCTGACCGCGCCCGGCGGCCTCTACCCGTCGGCAGTCGGCATCTCGACGACGGGCACCCCGCAGTTCGGCGTCAACTTCACGGACTGA
- a CDS encoding FG-GAP and VCBS repeat-containing protein: MRMRTRTAIAALLTAGLVPLSGTAPASAAPAKHADDFNGDGYRDYVHTWWGGSAGGGLRVTFGTANGPGTATQLIDQGSPGVPGADETDDMFGEVRAAADFDRDGYGDLAVAALGEDVDGREDQGAVTILWGSASGLSGGTSVPNKGAKQSFGHFGQDLATGDFNGDGKPDLAAVSASKAYVYRGTLTRSGTTGSVTTLDKTSFNAEALIAGKVTKDSATDLVIIGEVVSPGVRAADAWFIKGGSTLTSGKTLRVNKSATEGGDGLVADFDKDGYGDIAIGNGADAKHKGAVSIWRGGSTGPGTSTRLTQASSGVAGTPEAEDNFGADLSAGDTNGDGYPDLAVGAYGEAVDGSDYAGGVHILRGGSGGVTGTASQWFARNSPGIPGALDMDDYFGATVRLRDTDRDGFADLYVTGTVGSLRLSGSSSGITTAGATAVDTELVGGFLQ; encoded by the coding sequence ATGCGCATGAGAACCCGCACAGCCATCGCCGCACTCCTCACCGCGGGCCTGGTCCCGCTCTCCGGGACGGCCCCGGCCTCCGCGGCCCCCGCCAAGCACGCGGACGACTTCAACGGCGACGGCTACCGGGACTACGTCCACACCTGGTGGGGCGGATCCGCGGGCGGCGGGCTCCGGGTCACCTTCGGCACCGCCAACGGGCCCGGGACGGCAACCCAGTTGATCGACCAGGGCAGCCCCGGCGTCCCCGGCGCCGACGAGACCGACGACATGTTCGGCGAGGTCAGGGCCGCCGCCGACTTCGACCGGGACGGGTACGGCGACCTCGCGGTGGCAGCGCTCGGCGAAGACGTCGACGGCCGCGAGGACCAGGGCGCGGTCACCATCCTGTGGGGCTCGGCCTCCGGCCTGTCCGGCGGTACGTCCGTGCCCAACAAGGGCGCCAAGCAATCGTTCGGGCACTTCGGCCAGGACCTGGCCACCGGCGACTTCAACGGTGACGGCAAGCCGGACCTGGCCGCCGTAAGCGCGTCCAAGGCGTACGTCTACCGGGGCACCCTGACCCGCTCCGGCACGACCGGCTCGGTCACCACGCTCGACAAGACCTCCTTCAACGCCGAGGCGCTGATCGCGGGCAAGGTGACGAAGGACTCGGCGACCGATCTGGTCATCATCGGGGAGGTCGTCTCACCCGGAGTGCGGGCCGCCGACGCCTGGTTCATCAAGGGCGGCTCCACGCTCACCTCCGGCAAGACGCTGCGCGTCAACAAGTCCGCCACCGAGGGCGGAGACGGCCTGGTCGCCGACTTCGACAAGGACGGATACGGCGACATCGCGATCGGCAACGGGGCCGACGCGAAGCACAAGGGCGCCGTGAGCATCTGGCGCGGCGGCTCCACCGGCCCCGGCACCAGCACCCGCCTCACCCAGGCCTCGTCCGGCGTCGCGGGCACGCCCGAGGCCGAGGACAACTTCGGCGCCGACCTCTCCGCCGGGGACACCAACGGCGACGGCTACCCCGACCTCGCGGTCGGCGCGTACGGCGAGGCCGTCGACGGCAGCGACTACGCGGGTGGCGTGCACATCCTGCGCGGCGGCTCCGGCGGCGTGACCGGCACCGCCTCCCAGTGGTTCGCCCGCAACAGCCCCGGCATCCCCGGCGCCCTGGACATGGACGACTACTTCGGCGCGACCGTCCGCCTCCGCGACACCGACCGCGACGGATTCGCCGACCTGTACGTCACCGGCACCGTCGGCTCACTGCGCCTGTCGGGCTCGTCGTCTGGCATCACGACGGCCGGGGCGACCGCGGTGGACACCGAACTGGTGGGCGGGTTCCTCCAGTAG
- a CDS encoding phosphoribosyltransferase, which yields MAGGGGEVRENLTYEKFGTAVRELAQTIADDGYQPDIILSIARGGVFVAGGLAYALDCKNIHLVNVEFYTGVGTTLEMPVMLAPVPNAIDFSNKKVLIADDVADTGKTLKLVHDFCLDEVAEVRSAVIYEKSHSLVKCEYVWKRTDEWINFPWSVEAPVVKRAGQVLDA from the coding sequence ATGGCGGGCGGAGGAGGAGAGGTGCGCGAGAACCTCACGTACGAGAAGTTCGGGACGGCCGTGCGCGAGCTGGCGCAGACCATCGCGGACGACGGCTACCAGCCCGACATCATCCTGAGCATCGCGCGCGGCGGCGTCTTCGTGGCGGGCGGCCTGGCGTACGCCCTGGACTGCAAGAACATCCACCTGGTGAACGTGGAGTTCTACACGGGCGTCGGCACGACGCTCGAAATGCCGGTCATGCTGGCGCCCGTCCCGAACGCGATCGACTTCTCCAACAAGAAGGTCCTGATCGCGGACGACGTCGCCGACACCGGCAAGACGCTGAAGCTGGTCCACGACTTCTGCCTGGACGAGGTGGCCGAGGTCCGCAGCGCGGTGATCTATGAGAAGTCGCACTCCCTGGTGAAGTGCGAGTACGTGTGGAAGCGCACGGATGAGTGGATCAACTTCCCGTGGAGCGTCGAAGCGCCCGTGGTGAAGCGGGCGGGCCAGGTGCTGGACGCCTGA
- a CDS encoding FG-GAP-like repeat-containing protein, producing MRKRALLLTAALSGGLLSLTSPASAAPSGLQGDFNGDGYRDVAFAAPYANVAGKGMAGYVAVVYGGATGLDPAKRTVINQSSAGIPGTPEAEDVFGDALAVADFNGDKYADLAVGASGEAIGTEDNAGSVTIVWGGAAGLSGGTTVKDPATSQHSEFGRVLAAGDFDGDGKPDLAAGTSEGHAYVVKGGFTKSGSTGAAQKVVMPDEVKYGIDAIAAGDTNGDKKADLVLTYRTSTQDFEDWSKGVAFLGTSSGLETAVPRPLNGGTSLALGDIDGDGYDEIAIGNVFAKEDDHTGTLGGRVVVIRGSQGGPINGDIPMATLTQDSNGVPGTDEKGDGFGNAVSIADTDKDGYAELAIGVVFEDIGTAEDTGSVIVMRGSAEGVARTGALSLNQSTAGVPGAAESMDYFGSDVLLSDVTKDGRADLTTAAGFENEGAGAVWALRSTTTGVSTTGAKSFGPSAFNLPTKYGAFGSGLTG from the coding sequence TTGCGCAAGCGCGCCCTGCTGCTCACCGCTGCCCTGTCGGGCGGCCTGCTGTCCCTCACCTCGCCCGCTTCGGCGGCTCCTTCGGGGCTGCAGGGGGACTTCAACGGGGACGGCTACCGCGATGTGGCCTTCGCCGCGCCCTACGCCAATGTCGCCGGCAAGGGCATGGCGGGATACGTCGCCGTCGTCTACGGCGGTGCGACGGGCCTGGACCCGGCCAAGCGCACCGTGATCAACCAGAGTTCGGCGGGGATACCCGGCACCCCGGAGGCCGAGGACGTCTTCGGCGATGCCCTCGCCGTGGCCGACTTCAACGGCGACAAGTACGCGGACCTAGCCGTCGGCGCCTCCGGTGAGGCCATCGGCACGGAGGACAACGCGGGCAGCGTCACCATCGTGTGGGGCGGCGCTGCCGGGCTCTCGGGCGGTACGACGGTCAAGGACCCGGCGACTTCGCAGCACAGCGAGTTCGGCCGGGTGCTTGCCGCGGGCGACTTCGACGGGGACGGCAAGCCCGACCTGGCCGCCGGTACCTCCGAAGGGCACGCCTACGTCGTCAAGGGCGGCTTCACCAAGTCCGGCTCCACCGGCGCCGCCCAGAAGGTCGTCATGCCCGACGAGGTGAAGTACGGCATCGACGCCATCGCGGCCGGCGACACCAACGGCGACAAGAAGGCCGACCTCGTCCTCACCTATCGCACCTCCACCCAGGACTTCGAGGACTGGTCGAAGGGAGTCGCCTTCCTCGGCACCTCGTCCGGCCTGGAGACCGCCGTGCCCCGCCCGCTGAACGGCGGCACCTCACTCGCCCTCGGCGACATCGACGGCGACGGCTACGACGAGATCGCCATCGGCAACGTATTCGCCAAGGAGGACGACCACACCGGCACCCTCGGCGGCAGGGTCGTCGTGATCCGCGGCTCGCAGGGCGGCCCGATCAACGGCGACATCCCCATGGCCACGCTCACCCAGGACAGCAACGGCGTCCCCGGCACGGACGAGAAGGGCGACGGATTCGGAAACGCCGTGTCCATCGCCGACACCGACAAGGACGGCTACGCGGAGCTCGCCATCGGTGTCGTCTTCGAGGACATCGGCACGGCCGAGGACACCGGCTCCGTCATCGTGATGCGCGGCTCGGCCGAAGGCGTCGCGCGGACCGGTGCGCTCTCCCTCAACCAGTCCACCGCCGGGGTCCCCGGGGCCGCTGAGTCGATGGACTACTTCGGTTCCGACGTGCTGCTCTCCGACGTGACGAAGGACGGCCGCGCCGACCTCACCACGGCGGCCGGCTTCGAGAACGAGGGCGCCGGAGCCGTCTGGGCCCTGCGCTCGACGACCACGGGCGTCAGCACCACCGGCGCCAAGAGCTTCGGCCCGAGCGCCTTCAACCTGCCCACGAAGTACGGCGCGTTCGGCTCCGGCCTCACCGGCTGA
- the dcd gene encoding dCTP deaminase, whose amino-acid sequence MLLSDKDIRAEIDAGRVRIDPYDESMVQPSSIDVRLDRYFRVFENHRYPHIDPAVEQADLTRTVEPEGDEPFILHPGEFVLASTYEVITLPDDLASRLEGKSSLGRLGLVTHSTAGFIDPGFSGHVTLELSNLATLPIKLWPGMKIGQLCMFRLSSPAEHPYGSERYGSRYQGQRGPTASRSFLNFHRTQV is encoded by the coding sequence GTGCTTCTCTCAGACAAGGACATCCGGGCCGAGATCGACGCCGGACGGGTCCGGATCGACCCGTACGACGAATCCATGGTGCAGCCCTCGAGCATCGATGTGCGGCTGGACCGCTACTTCCGGGTGTTCGAGAACCACCGCTACCCCCACATCGACCCTGCCGTCGAGCAGGCCGACCTGACGCGCACGGTGGAGCCGGAGGGCGACGAGCCCTTCATCCTGCACCCCGGCGAGTTCGTGCTGGCCTCGACGTACGAGGTCATCACGCTCCCCGACGACCTCGCGAGCCGCCTCGAGGGCAAGTCCAGCCTCGGCCGCCTCGGGCTGGTCACGCACTCCACGGCCGGGTTCATCGACCCCGGCTTCTCGGGCCACGTGACCCTGGAGCTCTCCAACCTCGCGACGCTCCCGATCAAGCTCTGGCCGGGCATGAAGATCGGCCAGCTCTGCATGTTCCGGCTGAGCTCACCCGCCGAGCACCCGTACGGCAGCGAGCGCTACGGCTCCCGCTACCAGGGCCAGCGCGGCCCGACGGCCTCGCGCTCGTTCCTCAACTTCCACCGGACCCAGGTCTGA